The following are from one region of the Sphingomonas sp. J315 genome:
- a CDS encoding outer membrane protein assembly factor BamD, with product MRMLSTRSLALAAVALALPLAGCASGAGKRADLPYVARDVGTLYTTAKDRLDRGQYKLAAALFDEVERQHPYSVWARRAQLMGAFAYYLDKNYTQSIQSAQRFLAVHPGNRDAPYAYYLIALSYYEQVSDVTRDQKITQQALDALGELNRRYPNTRYAADARLKIDLVRDHLAGKEMEVGRYYQTKGQWLASVIRFRTVIDQYQTTTHTPEALMRLTESYLALGVKDEAKKAAAVLGANYPGTEWYERAYELVQKHGEPVPVPALVTPAAPPARDETPTPKPATDETN from the coding sequence ATGCGTATGCTTTCCACCCGCTCGCTGGCACTTGCCGCAGTCGCCTTGGCCCTTCCCCTCGCTGGCTGCGCCAGCGGTGCCGGCAAGCGTGCCGACCTCCCATATGTCGCGCGCGACGTGGGCACGCTGTACACCACGGCAAAGGACCGGCTCGATCGCGGCCAGTACAAGCTCGCCGCCGCGCTGTTCGACGAGGTGGAGCGCCAGCACCCCTATTCGGTCTGGGCGCGCCGCGCCCAGCTGATGGGTGCCTTCGCTTATTATCTCGACAAGAACTACACCCAGTCGATCCAGTCGGCGCAGCGCTTCCTCGCGGTCCATCCCGGCAACCGCGACGCGCCCTATGCCTATTATCTGATCGCACTCAGCTATTATGAGCAGGTCAGCGACGTGACCCGCGACCAGAAGATCACCCAGCAGGCGCTCGACGCGCTGGGTGAGCTCAACCGCCGCTATCCCAATACCCGCTACGCCGCCGACGCGCGCCTCAAGATCGACCTTGTCCGCGACCATCTCGCGGGCAAGGAGATGGAAGTCGGGCGCTATTATCAGACAAAAGGGCAATGGCTCGCATCTGTCATCCGCTTTCGCACGGTGATCGACCAGTATCAGACCACGACCCACACCCCCGAAGCGCTGATGCGCCTGACCGAGAGCTATCTGGCACTCGGCGTGAAGGACGAGGCGAAGAAAGCCGCAGCCGTTCTGGGTGCCAACTATCCGGGTACCGAATGGTATGAGCGCGCTTATGAGCTGGTGCAGAAGCATGGCGAGCCGGTCCCGGTTCCCGCGCTGGTGACGCCTGCGGCGCCCCCGGCGCGCGACGAAACGCCAACGCCGAAGCCCGCGACTGACGAGACCAACTGA
- a CDS encoding acyltransferase family protein, whose amino-acid sequence MDDSGTPPVRLHALDAVRGGALLLGVAFHASLSFLPGQQFWVVRDAADPLIGNFAIVAHLFRMTLFFVIAGFFGRMLLERRGTGGFIGDRAKRIVAPLFAFWPILLAAIIATFVWGAAVMNGGTLPTDQPPPPPVTAATFPLTHLWFLYLLIWLYLAALALRGIAQMIDRQGRIAARIADPLLAGAIRYGAASVLLAVPGFLVLAGHPGWAPVMGIPTPDLGLIPNAGARAAYATAFFTGWMLQRQPVLLDSIAARWPLHMIGAVVITGGLLIQISGATFFAPASRPALAAAYMIASWCWTLGLLGAALRFLDAERPWVRYVADSSYWIYLVHLPVVAALQVLVYPVAAPALVKFAMVIAGASLILFASYHILVRRSFLGRWLNGRAYPRAARSQSMEVQTA is encoded by the coding sequence ATGGATGATTCCGGTACCCCGCCCGTCCGGCTGCACGCGCTGGATGCCGTGCGCGGCGGCGCGCTTTTGCTGGGGGTGGCGTTTCATGCGAGCCTCAGCTTCCTGCCCGGCCAACAATTCTGGGTGGTGCGCGACGCGGCGGACCCGCTGATCGGCAATTTCGCCATCGTGGCGCACCTGTTCCGGATGACCTTGTTCTTCGTCATCGCAGGCTTTTTCGGGCGGATGCTGCTTGAACGGCGCGGCACGGGCGGGTTCATCGGTGACCGCGCCAAGCGGATCGTTGCACCGCTCTTCGCCTTCTGGCCGATCTTGCTGGCAGCGATCATCGCGACGTTCGTGTGGGGTGCAGCGGTGATGAACGGCGGCACGCTGCCGACCGATCAGCCGCCGCCCCCGCCGGTGACCGCTGCGACCTTTCCGCTGACCCATTTGTGGTTTCTCTATCTGCTGATCTGGCTCTACCTCGCCGCTCTGGCGCTGCGCGGCATCGCGCAGATGATCGACCGGCAAGGGCGGATCGCGGCGCGGATTGCCGATCCGCTGCTGGCGGGTGCGATCCGCTATGGCGCAGCGTCGGTGCTGCTTGCAGTGCCGGGCTTTCTGGTGCTGGCGGGGCACCCCGGCTGGGCGCCGGTGATGGGCATTCCGACCCCCGATCTCGGCCTGATCCCCAATGCCGGCGCGCGCGCCGCCTATGCCACCGCCTTCTTCACCGGATGGATGCTGCAGCGTCAGCCCGTCCTGCTCGACAGCATCGCCGCCCGCTGGCCGCTGCACATGATCGGTGCGGTAGTGATCACGGGCGGACTGCTGATCCAGATTTCCGGGGCCACCTTCTTCGCCCCTGCCAGCCGCCCAGCGCTCGCCGCCGCCTATATGATCGCCTCCTGGTGCTGGACGCTTGGCCTGCTCGGCGCGGCGCTGCGCTTCCTCGACGCGGAGCGGCCCTGGGTCCGCTATGTCGCCGACTCCTCCTACTGGATCTATCTGGTCCATCTGCCTGTGGTCGCGGCATTGCAGGTGCTGGTCTATCCGGTCGCCGCTCCGGCACTGGTCAAGTTCGCCATGGTGATCGCGGGCGCTTCCCTTATCCTGTTCGCCAGCTATCACATTCTGGTGCGGCGCAGCTTTCTGGGTCGCTGGCTCAACGGTCGCGCCTATCCCCGCGCCGCCCGGTCCCAATCGATGGAGGTGCAGACCGCATGA
- the recN gene encoding DNA repair protein RecN has translation MLTALSIRDVVLIEALDLDFGAGLGVLTGETGAGKSILLDSLGLALGARADSGLVRQGAAQAVVTASFEPADPAPIAALLGESGLDHDPSEPLTIRRLVKADGGSRAYVNDQPASAGLLRDLGALLVEIHGQHDDRGLLNPRGHRALLDIFGRADTAAVAAAHRALRDAEDALAAAHAEQENAARDREWLEHAVAELTKLDPEPGEEAVLAERRATMQRGEKIAGELQAIADLIDGSDGALTRLRQAARILERIAEDHPALTEALAALDRALNEGSATQDGIDTAAEALAFDPAALEADEARLFELRGLARKHRVQPDDLADLTRTLAERLERIEGGEGLIARLTADLATAETAYVAEAEALSATRTAAAARLDAAVAAELGPLKLDAARFRTTVEPLPRDQWSAAGRDRVEFEVSTNPGAPFAPLIKIASGGELSRFILALKVALAEEGGARTLIFDEIDRGVGGAVASAIGERLARLSAGAQLLVVTHSPQVAARGAAHLLIAKSHDGTVTRTGVRQLSEDERREEIARMLSGAQVTDEARAQAGRLLEAA, from the coding sequence ATGTTGACCGCGCTTTCAATTCGCGATGTGGTGCTGATCGAGGCGCTCGACCTGGATTTCGGTGCCGGCCTTGGCGTGCTCACTGGCGAAACCGGCGCCGGCAAGTCGATCCTGCTCGATTCGCTCGGCCTCGCTTTAGGCGCGCGCGCCGATAGCGGGCTGGTGCGGCAGGGGGCGGCGCAGGCGGTGGTCACCGCCAGCTTCGAACCCGCCGACCCCGCGCCGATCGCCGCACTGCTCGGCGAAAGCGGGCTCGACCATGACCCGTCCGAACCGCTGACGATCCGCCGGCTGGTCAAGGCGGACGGCGGCAGCCGCGCCTATGTCAACGACCAGCCCGCCTCCGCCGGATTGCTGCGCGACCTTGGCGCGTTGCTTGTCGAGATTCACGGCCAGCATGATGATCGCGGTCTGCTCAACCCGCGCGGCCACCGCGCGCTGCTCGACATCTTCGGGCGAGCCGATACGGCTGCCGTCGCGGCAGCACATCGCGCGCTGCGCGATGCCGAGGACGCGCTCGCCGCCGCGCATGCTGAACAGGAAAACGCTGCGCGCGACCGCGAATGGCTCGAACACGCGGTCGCCGAACTGACCAAGCTGGACCCCGAACCGGGCGAAGAAGCCGTGCTCGCCGAACGCCGTGCGACGATGCAGCGCGGCGAAAAGATCGCGGGCGAGCTTCAGGCCATCGCCGACCTGATCGACGGATCCGACGGCGCGCTCACCCGGCTGCGTCAGGCGGCACGCATCCTCGAGCGCATCGCCGAGGATCACCCCGCGCTCACCGAAGCGCTCGCCGCGCTCGACCGAGCATTGAACGAGGGGAGCGCGACGCAGGACGGGATCGACACCGCCGCCGAAGCGCTCGCCTTCGACCCGGCCGCGCTGGAAGCCGACGAGGCGCGGCTGTTCGAACTGCGCGGCCTCGCCCGCAAGCACCGGGTCCAGCCCGACGACCTCGCCGACCTCACCCGGACGCTGGCCGAACGGCTCGAGCGGATCGAGGGCGGCGAAGGGCTGATCGCCCGCCTCACCGCCGATCTCGCGACGGCAGAAACAGCCTATGTCGCGGAGGCCGAGGCGCTCTCGGCGACCCGCACCGCTGCTGCCGCGCGGCTCGACGCGGCGGTCGCTGCGGAACTGGGCCCGCTCAAGCTCGACGCCGCCCGTTTCCGCACCACCGTCGAGCCGTTGCCCCGCGACCAATGGTCCGCCGCCGGCCGGGACCGGGTGGAGTTCGAGGTGTCGACCAACCCCGGCGCGCCCTTCGCGCCGCTGATCAAGATCGCGTCGGGCGGCGAGCTGTCGCGCTTCATCCTCGCGCTCAAGGTCGCGCTGGCGGAGGAAGGCGGCGCACGCACGCTGATCTTCGACGAAATCGACCGCGGCGTCGGCGGTGCGGTGGCGAGCGCGATCGGCGAACGGCTGGCGCGGCTCTCGGCCGGTGCACAATTGCTGGTCGTCACCCACAGCCCGCAGGTCGCGGCGCGCGGCGCGGCGCACCTGCTGATCGCGAAAAGCCATGACGGCACCGTCACCCGCACCGGCGTGCGGCAGCTCAGCGAGGACGAACGGCGGGAGGAGATTGCGCGGATGCTGTCGGGGGCGCAGGTTACGGACGAGGCAAGGGCGCAGGCCGGAAGGCTGCTGGAGGCGGCCTAA
- a CDS encoding glycine zipper 2TM domain-containing protein, translating to MRHSKMQESFHAYPLIAAMMASVVLAPVPAFAQQTPREANREYREEVRDAQRDYRRDMRRADTPAERRAAQREYQRELRDARQDLRADRRDWRQYRNYDWNRPARGQRAYYADDYYRDGRYYQERRLSRQDRIYRGRDGRYYCRRSDGTTGLIVGGIAGGFLGNALSNGRSTVLGTLLGAAGGAALGASIDRGNVRCR from the coding sequence ATGCGGCATTCCAAGATGCAGGAGAGTTTCCATGCGTACCCCCTTATCGCCGCGATGATGGCATCGGTCGTACTCGCGCCGGTCCCCGCGTTCGCCCAGCAGACACCGCGTGAAGCCAACCGCGAATATCGCGAAGAGGTTCGCGACGCGCAGCGCGACTATCGCCGTGACATGCGTCGCGCCGACACGCCCGCCGAGCGCCGTGCTGCGCAGCGCGAATATCAGCGCGAGTTGCGCGACGCGCGTCAGGACCTCCGTGCCGACCGCCGCGACTGGCGCCAATATCGCAACTATGACTGGAACCGCCCGGCGCGCGGCCAGCGGGCGTATTATGCCGACGACTATTATCGGGACGGTCGCTATTATCAGGAGCGTCGCCTGAGCCGACAAGACCGCATCTATCGCGGGCGCGACGGGCGTTATTATTGCCGCCGTAGCGACGGTACGACCGGCCTGATCGTCGGTGGGATCGCCGGTGGCTTCCTTGGCAACGCGCTGTCCAACGGGCGGTCGACCGTGCTGGGCACGCTACTCGGTGCGGCTGGCGGCGCGGCGCTAGGCGCGTCGATCGACCGCGGCAATGTGCGCTGCCGCTAA
- a CDS encoding DUF885 domain-containing protein — protein sequence MRRCRGTTTRSRCSRSWRRRNSAATSPISPPLPRGGGLYSERIGIEMGIYDTPEKEMGRLSYEMWRACRLVVDTGIHAKGWTKEQAVQFMLDNTALSAANIDAEVNRYISWPGQALGYKLGEIKIRELRARAEKALGVEFDLKRFHDAVLEQGAVPLDVLDAQIDAFIAAEKARVKKAG from the coding sequence ATGAGGCGGTGCCGGGGCACCACCACCAGATCGCGCTGCAGCAGGAGTTGGAGACGTCGAAATTCCGCCGCTACCTCGCCAATTTCACCGCCTTTACCGAGGGGTGGGGGGCTCTATTCCGAGCGGATCGGGATCGAGATGGGCATTTACGACACCCCCGAAAAGGAAATGGGGCGGCTGTCCTACGAGATGTGGCGCGCCTGCCGTCTGGTCGTCGACACCGGCATCCATGCCAAGGGCTGGACCAAGGAACAGGCGGTCCAGTTCATGCTCGACAACACCGCGCTGTCGGCGGCGAATATCGATGCCGAGGTGAACCGCTATATCAGCTGGCCGGGGCAGGCGCTGGGCTACAAGCTGGGCGAGATCAAGATCCGCGAGCTGCGCGCCCGGGCGGAAAAGGCGCTGGGGGTCGAGTTCGACCTGAAGCGCTTCCACGATGCGGTGCTCGAACAGGGCGCCGTCCCGCTCGACGTTCTCGACGCCCAGATCGACGCGTTCATCGCGGCGGAGAAGGCGCGGGTGAAGAAGGCGGGGTGA
- a CDS encoding cell wall hydrolase, with protein MTRIQLRGLAAALIASLIGAGFSAHAGLTALHASEQGAQRAGPEPTGYEADDHFPGAAFYQLADDDAIGAPTQGATGTVELPDTPVPEGAAVDPTIRPAPPFELRGSAQDKARALQCLTTAIYYEAATEPDDGQRAVAQVILNRARHPTFPGTICGVVFQGSEKPGCQFSFACDGSMARKPSRAHWDRAARVASAALAGGVFAPVGMATHYHTHAVTPSWNKSLVMTGVFGAHFFHRWKGYWGTGAAFTRSYRGGEPMPGPKMQVAAMSATPTAKPSPVATPVATVGAVQRPGNPLLRPTPAVPMPKIERPAPRRDEAESGDPLPRYAEPADSQVLDRWKDSGKPIR; from the coding sequence ATGACACGGATACAGCTGAGGGGCCTTGCGGCGGCGCTGATCGCGTCGCTGATCGGAGCCGGCTTTTCCGCACATGCCGGGCTGACTGCGCTGCACGCGTCGGAGCAGGGCGCGCAGCGCGCCGGGCCGGAGCCGACCGGATACGAGGCGGACGATCATTTCCCCGGCGCCGCCTTCTACCAGCTGGCCGATGACGACGCGATCGGTGCCCCCACCCAGGGCGCAACCGGCACGGTCGAGCTGCCCGACACGCCGGTGCCCGAAGGCGCGGCGGTCGATCCGACCATCCGCCCCGCCCCGCCGTTCGAGCTGCGCGGATCGGCGCAGGACAAGGCGCGCGCGCTGCAATGCCTGACCACCGCAATCTATTACGAGGCCGCGACCGAACCCGATGACGGCCAGCGCGCGGTGGCGCAGGTGATCCTCAACCGCGCCCGCCACCCGACCTTCCCCGGCACGATCTGCGGCGTCGTCTTTCAGGGCTCGGAAAAGCCGGGATGCCAGTTCAGCTTCGCCTGTGACGGCTCGATGGCGCGCAAGCCGTCGCGTGCCCATTGGGACCGCGCCGCACGGGTTGCATCGGCGGCACTGGCGGGCGGGGTGTTCGCGCCGGTCGGCATGGCGACCCATTATCATACCCACGCCGTCACCCCCAGCTGGAACAAGAGCTTGGTGATGACCGGCGTGTTCGGCGCGCATTTCTTCCATCGCTGGAAGGGCTATTGGGGCACCGGCGCGGCGTTCACCCGGAGCTATCGCGGCGGTGAGCCCATGCCTGGACCGAAGATGCAGGTCGCGGCGATGTCCGCTACTCCGACGGCCAAGCCCAGCCCGGTCGCAACTCCGGTCGCGACCGTCGGCGCGGTGCAGCGGCCCGGCAACCCTTTGCTCCGCCCCACGCCCGCCGTGCCGATGCCGAAGATCGAACGCCCTGCCCCGCGTCGCGACGAGGCCGAAAGCGGCGACCCGCTGCCCCGCTATGCCGAGCCTGCCGACTCGCAGGTGCTCGATCGATGGAAGGACAGCGGCAAGCCGATCCGCTAA
- a CDS encoding cyclopropane-fatty-acyl-phospholipid synthase family protein, which produces MKLLILAAASLVAGSAIAPPATPPSVAASQTPDVIYVPTPPAVVEAMLDMVDLRDGDILYDLGSGDGRIPIAAAKRKQVRAVGIDIDPQRITEANANAKAAGVTGEVTFKQADLFTSDFSDATVVTLYLLDTLNEKLRPKLLAELKPGTRIVSHAFRMGDWEPEKEAEVDGRTIYYWTVPPRG; this is translated from the coding sequence ATGAAGCTGTTGATCCTCGCCGCCGCCAGTCTGGTCGCCGGAAGTGCGATTGCGCCGCCTGCGACGCCGCCGTCCGTCGCCGCGAGCCAGACCCCCGACGTGATCTATGTCCCCACCCCGCCTGCAGTGGTCGAGGCAATGCTGGACATGGTCGATTTGCGCGACGGTGACATACTCTATGATCTCGGCTCGGGCGACGGGCGCATCCCGATCGCTGCGGCGAAGCGCAAGCAGGTGCGTGCCGTCGGAATCGACATCGACCCGCAGCGGATTACTGAGGCGAACGCCAATGCCAAGGCTGCGGGCGTCACTGGCGAGGTGACGTTCAAACAGGCCGACCTGTTCACCAGCGACTTCAGCGACGCGACCGTCGTGACACTGTACCTGCTCGACACGCTGAACGAGAAGCTCCGTCCGAAGCTGCTCGCAGAGCTGAAGCCGGGGACGCGGATCGTCAGCCACGCCTTTCGCATGGGCGATTGGGAGCCGGAGAAGGAAGCCGAGGTCGACGGCCGGACGATCTATTACTGGACGGTGCCGCCGCGCGGATAG
- a CDS encoding class I mannose-6-phosphate isomerase, with the protein MPVQLLAMHRVEKPWGRHRLWPGFDDPAPDGEPVGEIWFQEPGDATPDLLIKYLFTSEKLSVQVHPDDAAAQARGLPRGKDECWLILDAEPESTIAIGPRARVDADTLRSAARDGSIVDLLDWKPVRAGDFIYAAAGTVHAIGAGITLIEVQQNSDTTYRLYDYGRPRELHLEDGVDVAVLEPWVPHTGPGVVEHGRTILVEGPKFVLERWIGGDRMIRLPHDAVGWLIPVQGRGAADGLAWQAGDCLSISGSVVVTASPDADLLFAYPGDTRI; encoded by the coding sequence ATGCCCGTCCAATTGCTGGCCATGCACCGTGTCGAAAAGCCCTGGGGGCGGCATCGCCTCTGGCCCGGCTTTGACGACCCCGCGCCGGATGGCGAGCCCGTCGGTGAAATCTGGTTCCAGGAACCGGGCGATGCCACGCCCGATTTGCTGATCAAATATCTGTTCACCAGCGAGAAGCTGTCGGTGCAGGTCCATCCCGACGACGCGGCGGCGCAAGCGCGGGGATTGCCGCGCGGCAAGGACGAATGCTGGCTGATCCTCGATGCCGAGCCCGAATCGACGATCGCGATCGGGCCGCGCGCGCGCGTGGATGCGGATACGTTGCGGTCGGCGGCGCGGGACGGGTCGATCGTCGACCTGCTCGACTGGAAACCGGTGCGTGCCGGGGACTTCATCTATGCAGCCGCCGGGACGGTCCATGCGATTGGCGCGGGAATCACGCTGATCGAGGTGCAGCAGAACAGCGATACAACATATCGCCTCTATGACTATGGCCGCCCGCGCGAACTGCATCTGGAGGACGGGGTCGACGTTGCGGTGCTGGAGCCATGGGTTCCGCACACCGGGCCGGGCGTGGTCGAGCATGGCCGGACGATCCTGGTCGAGGGGCCCAAATTCGTGCTGGAGCGCTGGATCGGCGGGGATCGCATGATTCGACTGCCGCATGACGCGGTCGGCTGGCTGATCCCCGTGCAGGGCAGGGGCGCTGCGGACGGTCTTGCATGGCAGGCGGGCGATTGCCTGAGCATCTCCGGTAGCGTGGTCGTGACCGCGTCGCCCGATGCCGACCTGCTCTTCGCCTATCCCGGCGATACCCGCATCTGA
- the crcB gene encoding fluoride efflux transporter CrcB: MHHLFLVMLGGAVGAGARHLVGRAALGIWGPGFPVGTLAVNVVGGFAMGLLAAWLASRASGGEALRYLLGVGVLGGFTTFSAFSLETASMLQRGEFATALFYILASVVLSIGALFAGLQVSRMVAA; this comes from the coding sequence ATGCATCATCTGTTTCTTGTCATGCTGGGCGGCGCAGTCGGCGCTGGCGCACGGCATCTGGTCGGGCGCGCGGCGCTTGGCATTTGGGGGCCGGGGTTCCCGGTCGGTACGCTGGCGGTCAATGTCGTCGGCGGGTTCGCGATGGGGCTGCTCGCCGCGTGGCTCGCGTCGCGGGCGAGCGGGGGTGAGGCGTTGCGCTACCTGCTCGGCGTCGGGGTGCTCGGCGGTTTCACGACCTTTTCCGCCTTTTCGCTCGAGACCGCGTCGATGCTCCAGCGCGGCGAGTTTGCGACCGCATTGTTCTACATTCTCGCCTCGGTCGTGCTGTCGATCGGCGCGTTGTTCGCGGGGCTGCAGGTCAGCCGGATGGTGGCGGCATGA
- a CDS encoding APC family permease: MTTASSPRRTLRAVDVFALTVGIVIGAGIFRTPALVAGVAGDATTMILAWIAGGLLSIVGALCYAEMAAAWPHMGGDYHFIGRAFGQRIAFLYAWARLAVIQTGSLALLSFIVGDYLQILLPLGAFGPAIWAGIAVIAVSAINWLGVRWGTQAQRWLTLAEVVGLVAIIIAGFSLAPPDAVPAAPGGGALGLVMVFVLLSYGGWSEAVYVSAEMKDPPKRIAAILCAALALVTALYVLVNLALLNGLGMAGMAGNDAVAAEVMRRAFGPAGAAAISAAVAVAALTSANATAITGGRTACALGRRIAPLGWLGQWDARRDTPGNALVAQGAVALLLVALGGFARDGFRVAVEYTAPVFWLFLLLAGLSLFVLRRTEPDTPRPFRVPLYPVLPGIFCATTAYLLWSSLAYTGWGALAGVAVLVVGALLLLVFTPEAEIEP, encoded by the coding sequence GTGACGACCGCCTCATCTCCCCGCCGCACGCTGCGCGCCGTCGATGTATTCGCGCTGACCGTGGGAATCGTCATCGGTGCCGGTATCTTCCGCACGCCGGCATTGGTCGCGGGGGTTGCGGGCGACGCGACCACGATGATCCTGGCCTGGATCGCGGGAGGGCTGCTCTCCATTGTCGGCGCGCTCTGCTATGCCGAGATGGCGGCGGCATGGCCGCATATGGGCGGCGATTATCATTTCATCGGGCGCGCGTTCGGGCAGCGGATTGCCTTTCTCTACGCCTGGGCGCGGCTGGCGGTGATCCAAACCGGGTCGCTGGCGCTGCTGTCGTTCATCGTCGGTGATTATTTGCAGATATTGCTGCCGCTCGGCGCATTCGGCCCGGCGATTTGGGCAGGCATTGCGGTCATCGCGGTGAGCGCGATCAACTGGCTGGGGGTGCGCTGGGGAACGCAGGCGCAGCGCTGGCTGACGCTGGCCGAGGTGGTCGGGCTGGTCGCGATAATCATCGCGGGCTTCTCGCTCGCGCCGCCCGACGCAGTTCCGGCAGCACCGGGCGGCGGCGCGCTGGGCCTGGTGATGGTGTTCGTGCTGCTGTCTTATGGCGGATGGAGCGAGGCGGTTTATGTCTCGGCCGAGATGAAGGACCCGCCGAAGCGGATCGCGGCTATCCTGTGCGCGGCGCTGGCTTTGGTCACCGCGCTCTATGTGCTGGTCAATCTGGCCTTGCTCAACGGGCTAGGAATGGCGGGCATGGCCGGGAACGACGCGGTCGCGGCGGAGGTGATGCGCCGCGCATTCGGCCCCGCTGGCGCGGCGGCGATCAGCGCGGCGGTGGCGGTGGCGGCGCTGACCAGTGCCAATGCGACCGCAATCACCGGTGGGCGCACCGCGTGCGCGCTCGGGCGCCGTATCGCGCCACTGGGGTGGCTGGGACAATGGGATGCGCGCCGCGACACACCGGGCAACGCGCTGGTAGCACAGGGGGCGGTGGCGCTGTTGCTGGTCGCGTTGGGCGGATTTGCGCGCGACGGGTTTCGGGTCGCGGTCGAATATACTGCGCCGGTGTTCTGGCTATTCCTGCTGCTCGCCGGATTGTCGCTGTTCGTGCTGCGCCGGACCGAGCCCGATACGCCCCGTCCGTTCCGGGTACCGCTCTATCCCGTTCTGCCCGGGATCTTCTGCGCGACCACCGCGTATCTGCTATGGTCGAGCCTCGCCTATACCGGGTGGGGCGCACTTGCCGGCGTCGCCGTGCTGGTTGTCGGCGCGTTGTTGCTGTTGGTCTTCACCCCCGAAGCGGAGATTGAGCCATGA
- a CDS encoding RluA family pseudouridine synthase, producing the protein MSAEGNVRQFTVALDDDGIRLDRWFKRHLPDTSFNIVSRWARTGQLRVDGARATPGDRVQAGQVIRVPPADAAQAAAVAAKPKKARPQLSPEQMEFAESMVIHRDAQAMVINKPPGLATQGGTKTHDHVDQLLDALYFDLDTRPKLVHRLDKDTSGALVLARTARAAAYFSKSFSGRTARKTYWAVVVGVPSIEDGFIELPIGKQPGTGGEKMQVDEKEGQPARTRYRVIDRAGNRAAWVELQPHTGRTHQLRVHMAAIGHPIVGDGKYGMAEAFLSGSISRKMHLHSRRIRIDHPDGGKLDVTADLPTHFAETLVQLGFNLEDGDNLPPDEKAPPTKEQEKAWAKAHAKTVRKERRGERQGRRETTVKKAKPGKKDDKKAAKKPARKPTKKP; encoded by the coding sequence ATGAGCGCCGAGGGGAATGTCCGCCAGTTCACCGTCGCGCTTGACGATGACGGCATCCGGCTGGATCGCTGGTTCAAGCGGCATCTGCCCGACACCAGCTTCAACATCGTGTCGCGCTGGGCGCGGACGGGGCAGCTGCGCGTCGATGGCGCGCGCGCGACTCCCGGCGATCGCGTCCAGGCGGGACAGGTGATCCGTGTGCCCCCGGCCGACGCAGCGCAAGCGGCAGCGGTGGCGGCCAAGCCCAAAAAGGCGCGTCCCCAACTGTCGCCCGAGCAGATGGAGTTCGCCGAGTCGATGGTGATCCATCGCGATGCGCAGGCGATGGTGATCAACAAGCCGCCCGGCCTCGCGACGCAGGGGGGGACCAAGACGCACGATCATGTCGATCAATTGCTCGACGCGCTGTATTTCGACCTCGATACGCGGCCCAAGCTGGTGCACCGGCTCGACAAGGATACGTCGGGTGCGCTGGTGCTGGCGCGGACGGCGCGCGCGGCGGCCTATTTCTCGAAGAGCTTCTCCGGGCGGACGGCGCGCAAGACCTATTGGGCGGTCGTCGTCGGCGTGCCGAGCATCGAGGACGGGTTCATCGAACTCCCGATCGGCAAGCAGCCCGGGACCGGTGGCGAAAAGATGCAGGTGGACGAAAAGGAAGGCCAGCCCGCGCGGACCCGCTATCGCGTGATCGACCGTGCGGGGAACCGCGCCGCCTGGGTCGAGCTGCAGCCGCATACCGGGCGCACCCACCAGCTGCGCGTGCACATGGCGGCGATCGGCCACCCGATTGTCGGCGACGGCAAATATGGCATGGCCGAGGCGTTCCTGTCGGGCAGCATTTCGCGGAAAATGCACCTCCATTCGCGGCGCATCCGCATCGACCATCCCGATGGCGGCAAGCTGGATGTGACGGCCGACCTGCCGACGCATTTCGCGGAGACACTCGTCCAGCTCGGCTTCAACCTCGAGGATGGCGACAATCTGCCGCCCGACGAAAAGGCACCGCCGACCAAGGAGCAGGAAAAAGCCTGGGCCAAGGCGCATGCCAAGACGGTGCGAAAAGAGCGTCGTGGTGAGCGGCAGGGACGCCGCGAGACGACGGTGAAAAAGGCCAAGCCGGGCAAGAAGGACGACAAGAAGGCGGCCAAGAAGCCCGCGCGGAAGCCGACGAAGAAACCATGA
- a CDS encoding transcriptional regulator yields MKDFDIGQIDDVIHGRMRLGIMAYLADAEVADFNELKTLLQATQGNLSVHLRKLEEAGYIAIDKSFSGRKPLTRARMTPAGRKAFAAYLEALVKLIA; encoded by the coding sequence ATGAAGGATTTCGACATCGGGCAGATCGACGACGTGATCCACGGCCGCATGCGGCTGGGGATCATGGCCTATCTGGCCGATGCCGAGGTCGCGGATTTCAACGAACTGAAGACACTGCTTCAGGCGACGCAGGGCAATCTTTCCGTGCATCTGCGCAAGCTGGAGGAGGCGGGCTATATCGCGATCGACAAGAGTTTTTCGGGGCGCAAGCCGCTGACCCGTGCGCGCATGACGCCGGCCGGGCGCAAGGCGTTCGCGGCGTATCTTGAAGCATTGGTCAAGCTGATCGCATAA